The sequence TCACTGTCATCGGCCTGCTCAACCGCCGCAAGCGGCTGGCGCACGACTTCATCATCGGCACCGTCGTCACCAATAATGACGAACGGGCCGGCGAATTGCGCGGCTATCGCTGACATTCGCGTTGAAGGGCGCAGCCAGGCTTTGACGTCGCGCCCGCGTCGCGCGATCCTTGTCGCCTTCGCAATGTGAACCCGCCGTGACCGAACATTCGCGCGACACACCGCAGTTCTACCTGACCGCTCCCTCGCCCTGCCCCTATCTGCCGGGCCGGCTGGAGCGGAAGGTCTTTACGCATCTGGTCGGTGAGCGCGCCACCCAGCTCAATGATGTGCTGACCCATGGCGGCTTCCGGCGCAGCCAGTCCATCGCCTATCGCCCCGCCTGCGAGCAGTGCCGCGCCTGCGTCTCGGTGCGCGTCTGCGTCGATGATTTCCGCGAGACGCGCAGTTTCCGCCGCGTGCGCCAGGCCAATGCCGATCTCATCGGCGACATCCGTGCCGCGATACCGACCGCCGAGCAGTATTCGCTGTTCCGCGGCTATCTCGACAGCCGCCATTCGGATGGCGGCATGGCGGACATGACCGTGCTGGACTACGCCATGATGGTAGAGGACAGCCATGTCCGCACCCGGCTCATCGAGTACCGTCGCCACGGGCCCGGCACGGCGATCAGCGGGCGCGGCCAGGGCGCGCTCTACGGCGTGGCGCTGACCGACGTGCTCGCGGATGGCCTGTCCATGGTCTATTCCTTCTACGATCCCGAAGAAATCAGCCGCTCGCTCGGCACCTATATGATCCTCGATCACATCGCCAAGGCGAAGGCGATGGGGCTGCCTTTCGTCTATCTCGGCTATTGGGTCGAGGGGTCGGACAAGATGAGCTACAAGCGCCGCTTCCTGCCGCAGGAACGCCTCGCCCCGTCTGGCTGGCTGCGGGTGGAGGAGTAGGTCGCCGGGCTGTCATATGACAGAATCATGCTCATGCGGCGCTGGCGTCATCGGGTTGTGACGCAGCGGCACTAGCTGTCTGGAACGCTTCCAACCCGGAGCGGGACAGATTGCCGGAGCCCCCCCATGACCGACAACTCCCTCGACCCCGTAAATGAATCACCCTTCCGCACCAGCCTGCTCGAAGAGGCTGACGGCGCGGGCAGCAACCCGACGCTCAATCCGACCATGGGCGAGCTGATCTCGCTCCGCTTCTCGCGCCGCGGGCTCTTGAAGGGCTCGCTGGCCGTTTCCGCCATTGCCGCCACTGTCGGCCCGGCGGCGCTGCTGACCGCCGAGAAAGCGCAGGCCGCCACGGATGGCGTCGCGGCCAATGGCTCGGCTTTCCGCTTCGTCGAGGTTGAGGCCGGCGTCGATGAAACCCATCACGTCGCCGAAGGCTATGACGCCGAGGTGCTGCTGCGCTGGGGCGACCCGCTCTTTCCCGACTCTCCCGCCTTCGACCCGAAGAACCAGACCGCCGAGGCCCAGCGCCGGCAGTTCGGCTACAATAACGACTATGTCGGCTTCATCCCGCTCGATGGCTCGCCCGAGCACGGCCTGCTGGTGGTGAACCACGAATACACCAATGAGCACCTCATGTTCCCCGGCATCGTCAGCGTCACGGATGGCAAGCTGAAGGTGGCGCCGGCGGACAAGACTCGCGT comes from Ancylobacter polymorphus and encodes:
- a CDS encoding arginyltransferase, coding for MTEHSRDTPQFYLTAPSPCPYLPGRLERKVFTHLVGERATQLNDVLTHGGFRRSQSIAYRPACEQCRACVSVRVCVDDFRETRSFRRVRQANADLIGDIRAAIPTAEQYSLFRGYLDSRHSDGGMADMTVLDYAMMVEDSHVRTRLIEYRRHGPGTAISGRGQGALYGVALTDVLADGLSMVYSFYDPEEISRSLGTYMILDHIAKAKAMGLPFVYLGYWVEGSDKMSYKRRFLPQERLAPSGWLRVEE